One Siniperca chuatsi isolate FFG_IHB_CAS linkage group LG3, ASM2008510v1, whole genome shotgun sequence genomic region harbors:
- the mrpl45 gene encoding 39S ribosomal protein L45, mitochondrial, whose translation MAMPMKRTLVALHRATCSSLKNAEASLDVRHPVPLFLPVRTKKRYFIPPAVGLKGKREENTEAKARAAGIVFRQQYFERPINIACTAGIFDPYIPPEGDARLSSLSKEGLKQRTEQIRQSAASQLAIRKIKEHDSEFQTKDFAERAQEIFIEAHNSLTHFNKEKLHSLVTERCYPEMTRGNRYKTIRWRFVESLEPPKVVHARCPDMVTKGNLYGQVTVRMHSKQTLAIYDRFGRLMLGSEEQPKDVLEYLVIERHLVNPYGRWRLHGKIVPSWAPAKDPVIKTVMIPGPELKPGQEFEALDYEVPKPEAVQWNK comes from the exons ATGGCGATGCCCATGAAGAGGACGCTGGTGGCTCTTCACAGAGCAACATGTAGCAGTTTGAAG aaTGCAGAGGCGTCTCTGGATGTGCGGCATCCCGTCCCACTTTTCCTGCCGGTCCGGACCAAGAAGCGGTACTTTATCCCTCCGGCAGTGGGGCTGAAGGGGAAGAGGGAAGAGAACACGGAGGCCAAGGCCCGAGCAGCAGGCATTGTCTTCAGACAGCAGTACTTTGAGAGGCCCATCAACATCGCCTGCACTG CGGGAATCTTTGACCCCTACATCCCTCCAGAGGGTGACGCTCGTCTTTCCAGTCTGTCTAAAGAAGGCCTGAAGCAACGAACAGAACAGATAAGACAGAGCGCTGCCTCACAGCTAGC GATTCGTAAAATCAAAGAGCACGACTCTGAGTTCCAAACGAAGGATTTTGCAGAGCGAGCTCAAGAAATCTTTATTGAGGCTCACAACTCCCTGACACA tttcAACAAGGAGAAACTTCACTCCTTGGTGACAGAAAGGTGTTATCCT GAGATGACGAGGGGGAACCGCTACAAGACGATCCGCTGGAGGTTTGTAGAGTCCCTGGAGCCGCCCAAAGTGGTCCACGCCCGCTGCCCCGACATGGTCACCAAAGGCAACCTGTACGGCCAGGTGACGGTCCGCATGCACTCCAAACAG ACTCTGGCCATCTACGACCGCTTCGGGAGGCTGATGCTGGGCAGCGAGGAGCAGCCAAAGGACGTGTTGGAGTACCTGGTCATAGAACGACACCTCGTCAACCCCTACGGCCGATGGAGGTTACACGGAAAAATAGTGCCATCCTGGGCTCCTGCCAAAGACCCAGTTATTAAG ACTGTCATGATTCCTGGTCCAGAGCTGAAGCCAGGACAAGAGTTTGAGGCCCTCGACTATGAAGTTCCCAAACCAGAGGCGGTTCAATGGAACAAATAG